The following is a genomic window from Deltaproteobacteria bacterium.
ATGGGGTTTGAGCGCTTCTGGCAATAAACGCTGCAATGCTTGCCAAAGGCCTTTAACCGAGGTTTCTTGCGCAGTGCTGACATTATATTCCCCTACTTTTGTGCCCTGCATAGCCAATTGGGCTGCATTGACCACATCCCCCACAAAAACAAAGTCACGGGTTTGCAAGCCATCACCAAAGATGGTCACCGGGTCACCGGCCAGTAGTTTAGCACAAAAAATAGCCACCACCCCGGCCTCGCCATGGGGGTTTTGCCTGGGCCCATAAACATTGCTCAATCTTAAGCAAACATAAGGGAGCTGATAATTTTTATAATAAAAATAGAGGTATTTTTCGCCTAACAATTTTGTGATGCCATAGGGAGACTCAGGGTACGTGGGGTGAGTTTCAGTGGCTGGGAACTCTTGTTGTTCGCCATAAAGAGCCCCACCCGTTGAAGCAAAGATGACCTTTTGGGTACCGGCTTTCACGCAATTTTGCAGTAAATTGAGGGTACCCAACCCATTGACCTCACAATCAAAACGAGGGTCGGCCACGGATTTACGCACATCCATCTGGGCTGCCATATGGATCATGAT
Proteins encoded in this region:
- a CDS encoding GDP-mannose 4,6-dehydratase; translation: MRVLITGGAGFIGSHTQDRCLELGYEVAILDNLFSGKKENINPNSKFYHLDIRASEVEAVFQEFCPEIMIHMAAQMDVRKSVADPRFDCEVNGLGTLNLLQNCVKAGTQKVIFASTGGALYGEQQEFPATETHPTYPESPYGITKLLGEKYLYFYYKNYQLPYVCLRLSNVYGPRQNPHGEAGVVAIFCAKLLAGDPVTIFGDGLQTRDFVFVGDVVNAAQLAMQGTKVGEYNVSTAQETSVKGLWQALQRLLPEALKPHYAPARPGEQQRSVISYQKVKKDLGWEPQVNLNEGLAKTLEYFKFLAT